A single window of uncultured Pseudodesulfovibrio sp. DNA harbors:
- a CDS encoding P-loop NTPase fold protein has product MTKLILTPLKYSFSLIKDYFSKPKPILGGTMSNQHITDYLTDYIETKTPTEHAILINGKWGSGKTWLIKTFIKDYKPQNDDVKLILISLYGITSLEDINSEYIRQAYPILSSKGMILGKAVGKAMLKGFLKLDIDGDKNKDGEINLNDCSGLISNKDFESNKHILFFDDVERCELNIVQVLGYINHFVEMQGYKAVILANDDKIAKRWEKSNKDDQGTYADMKEKLIGKTFKIESNPAEAILSFIDNITHKKTKHICKKSSDQIISIYKESMYENLRQIKRALLEFESLIKSLPNDILNNDDFNKHFLSLFLVYTIESNKTIFTGEISSNLVSLRMRNRKKDLPSKLEVTINKYTTVDAKDPLLNQDAWDNIIFSNAALDVELIKTSILNTPYFYTSKTPAWKQLRNLYSLEDEEFDSLKEVVKGQFQNCDIASPQILLHMFGILLTISKNDLLGMKEDRLVKQAKKNIDKLLNDGRLYTEKMLPSWNDLDDLDSLEDLQCRFHQKEFKQVVKYYKQQQDVGKQKFLKKASNELIKLMTDDPHEFLLSVIRTNHGNCRFYDKPILSHIDPALFVETFAKLPNHQKGEIRSAISLRYRDFFTEKLTSELEWLVEVQKLMIEESKKWEGKVSSIHYKMMIEQKLENSIANLKEKLEKKKVNEKTSVKEKALTT; this is encoded by the coding sequence ATGACCAAATTGATACTTACCCCACTCAAATATTCTTTCTCACTGATTAAAGATTATTTTTCAAAACCAAAACCTATACTTGGTGGAACAATGTCAAATCAACACATTACTGATTACCTGACCGACTACATCGAAACAAAAACGCCTACTGAACACGCTATCTTAATCAATGGCAAATGGGGTTCTGGAAAGACATGGCTTATTAAGACATTCATTAAAGATTACAAACCCCAAAATGATGATGTAAAATTAATCCTAATCAGCTTATATGGCATAACTTCATTAGAAGATATCAATAGTGAATACATAAGACAGGCTTATCCCATACTTAGTTCCAAAGGTATGATCTTGGGAAAAGCGGTTGGGAAAGCTATGCTAAAAGGATTTTTAAAATTGGACATTGATGGGGACAAGAACAAAGACGGAGAAATCAATTTAAATGATTGCAGTGGATTAATCTCAAATAAAGATTTTGAATCCAATAAGCACATCCTTTTCTTCGATGATGTCGAAAGGTGTGAACTAAACATCGTCCAAGTCCTTGGGTATATAAATCACTTTGTCGAAATGCAGGGTTATAAGGCTGTTATACTTGCTAATGACGACAAGATCGCCAAACGCTGGGAAAAATCTAATAAGGATGACCAAGGCACTTATGCTGACATGAAAGAAAAACTTATTGGCAAGACTTTTAAGATAGAATCAAATCCCGCCGAAGCCATATTGTCATTTATAGATAACATCACTCACAAAAAAACAAAGCACATATGTAAAAAATCATCAGATCAAATAATAAGCATCTACAAAGAATCGATGTACGAAAACCTAAGGCAAATTAAGCGAGCACTCTTGGAATTCGAATCTCTAATTAAGTCTCTACCTAATGACATCCTAAACAATGACGATTTTAACAAACATTTTCTTTCTTTGTTTTTAGTATACACGATAGAATCGAACAAAACTATTTTTACTGGTGAAATAAGTAGCAACCTAGTTAGCTTACGAATGAGGAACAGAAAAAAGGACCTACCATCAAAACTCGAAGTAACAATAAACAAATACACAACAGTGGATGCTAAAGATCCACTCCTCAATCAGGATGCATGGGATAACATAATTTTTTCAAATGCTGCACTTGATGTCGAATTGATAAAAACATCTATCCTTAACACACCCTACTTCTACACATCAAAAACCCCTGCTTGGAAACAACTGCGGAATCTTTATAGCCTTGAAGATGAAGAGTTTGATTCTCTAAAAGAAGTAGTCAAAGGTCAATTTCAAAATTGTGATATCGCTTCGCCTCAAATACTTCTCCACATGTTCGGAATTCTATTGACCATTTCCAAGAATGATTTGCTCGGGATGAAGGAAGACAGGTTGGTGAAGCAGGCAAAGAAAAACATAGACAAACTACTCAATGATGGTCGGCTTTACACTGAGAAAATGCTGCCCTCGTGGAACGACCTCGACGACCTTGATTCATTGGAAGATCTGCAATGCCGCTTCCACCAAAAAGAATTTAAGCAAGTTGTAAAATACTACAAACAGCAACAAGACGTCGGTAAACAAAAATTCCTAAAAAAAGCGTCAAATGAGCTAATCAAACTTATGACCGATGACCCACATGAATTCCTGCTGTCTGTAATTCGTACCAATCATGGGAATTGCAGGTTCTATGATAAGCCTATTCTTTCACATATCGACCCAGCACTTTTCGTGGAGACCTTTGCAAAACTGCCCAACCATCAAAAAGGAGAGATTAGAAGTGCCATCTCACTGAGGTACAGAGATTTCTTCACTGAAAAGTTAACTTCAGAATTGGAATGGCTTGTTGAAGTACAGAAGTTAATGATTGAAGAATCTAAAAAATGGGAAGGAAAGGTAAGCTCAATCCACTACAAAATGATGATTGAGCAAAAACTAGAGAATAGCATCGCCAACCTTAAAGAAAAATTGGAAAAGAAAAAGGTCAACGAAAAAACTAGCGTAAAAGAAAAAGCCCTTACAACTTAA
- a CDS encoding VacJ family lipoprotein: MMRPTAVLQCILVFALLSFLGACGAATTTHIEPALDLPVSKFQTTANHWPEARQHDLKFMEVYDPWEPMNRHLYNFNAGFDEHFMLPVTSGYEAVLPSPVRSGVSNFIQNVNELPTLVNCILQGKIEKSAITSSRFLINSTLGIAGIMDLASDNPNYALQKEDFGQTLGVWGFGDGPYFVMPIFGPSNVRDTVGFGGDFMLVLIQMKHMYRLLGVNNPQTVGYAELAIRALNRRSNTAFRYHETGSPFEYEMIRFIYTKKRELDIQH; the protein is encoded by the coding sequence ATGATGCGACCCACAGCAGTCCTTCAATGCATCCTCGTATTCGCCTTGCTGTCGTTTCTCGGCGCATGTGGCGCGGCCACGACAACTCATATTGAACCAGCTCTCGATCTTCCCGTTTCAAAATTTCAAACCACTGCCAATCATTGGCCGGAAGCCCGCCAGCATGATCTGAAATTCATGGAAGTGTACGATCCATGGGAACCCATGAACCGACATCTCTACAATTTCAACGCGGGATTCGATGAGCATTTCATGCTTCCTGTCACCTCCGGGTACGAAGCCGTATTGCCTTCCCCTGTCCGGTCAGGTGTTTCCAACTTCATACAGAATGTGAATGAGCTTCCAACACTTGTGAACTGCATATTGCAAGGTAAAATCGAAAAAAGCGCCATCACCTCATCACGATTCCTCATCAACTCGACACTCGGTATCGCCGGAATCATGGACCTGGCCTCTGACAACCCCAATTATGCACTGCAAAAAGAAGATTTCGGGCAAACACTTGGTGTATGGGGCTTCGGTGACGGACCATATTTCGTCATGCCGATATTCGGCCCATCAAACGTGCGTGACACAGTCGGTTTCGGCGGAGATTTCATGCTCGTACTGATACAAATGAAACATATGTATAGACTGCTCGGGGTGAACAACCCCCAAACCGTCGGATATGCAGAACTCGCTATTCGAGCTTTGAACAGACGATCAAACACGGCTTTCCGCTACCACGAAACAGGCTCGCCCTTCGAATATGAAATGATCCGTTTTATTTACACAAAGAAACGCGAGCTGGATATCCAGCACTGA
- a CDS encoding alpha/beta hydrolase, with protein MRTIVLLFIALLTFPANLLAADGVAYPYDDPFQATVYGTPPELIHAIKDPVKPKLRSLRIKNRQVPSVFSYSDEMYYSTALQDDEAPLIFIIAGTGAEHNSSKMKFLTQAFYQAGYHVVALSSPTHMNFIVSISEFAAPGYVPHDVDDLYRVMLWIKKEIEEEREVTDYFITGYSLGAMHAAFLTHKDSELGDFNFRKALMINPPVSLYHSVGRLDSWLTPENLGDRTEHEEIERLVNIFSNYYERADVTDLDDDFMYEMITHVDLKDEDLRALIAVDFRVSSSSMIFSSDVCLQAGYIVPPNAYPLTAGTSLMPYAEEAFDISFEEYMTEFLLPYLQYLYPTMDRYDMLKKCSLYDIRTYLKETDKIVLIGNRDDVILNEQDLSFIKNVFGNRAKLFYSGGHCGNIMFGPFVESMLEMVKS; from the coding sequence ATGCGCACAATTGTACTTCTGTTTATTGCTCTCTTAACATTTCCCGCAAACCTTTTGGCTGCGGACGGCGTTGCGTACCCTTATGACGACCCCTTTCAGGCCACCGTGTATGGTACTCCGCCGGAACTTATCCACGCAATAAAAGACCCCGTTAAACCAAAACTGCGTTCGCTCCGTATCAAGAATAGACAAGTGCCGAGCGTCTTCTCCTACAGCGATGAGATGTACTACAGTACCGCTTTGCAAGACGACGAGGCTCCGCTTATTTTCATCATCGCGGGCACAGGCGCCGAGCACAATTCCTCGAAAATGAAATTTCTGACTCAAGCCTTTTATCAGGCCGGGTACCATGTCGTGGCCCTTTCTTCGCCAACGCATATGAATTTCATTGTCAGTATTTCTGAATTCGCCGCACCGGGTTATGTGCCTCACGATGTGGACGATCTTTACAGGGTAATGCTCTGGATCAAGAAAGAGATTGAAGAGGAGAGGGAAGTAACCGACTATTTCATCACGGGGTACAGTCTCGGCGCAATGCATGCCGCCTTTCTTACCCACAAGGATTCAGAACTCGGCGACTTCAATTTCCGAAAAGCACTCATGATCAACCCGCCCGTCAGTCTCTATCACTCCGTAGGCCGACTGGATTCATGGCTCACCCCCGAAAATCTTGGAGACAGGACGGAACACGAAGAGATCGAACGACTCGTCAATATTTTCTCCAACTACTATGAACGTGCGGACGTTACTGACCTCGACGACGATTTCATGTATGAAATGATTACGCATGTTGACCTGAAAGACGAGGATTTGCGTGCGCTGATCGCCGTAGACTTCCGGGTCTCGTCATCATCCATGATATTTTCTTCCGATGTCTGTTTGCAGGCCGGATATATAGTTCCCCCCAATGCCTACCCTCTCACGGCAGGCACCTCTCTCATGCCGTATGCCGAAGAAGCCTTCGACATCAGCTTTGAAGAATACATGACAGAATTTCTTCTGCCCTATTTGCAGTATTTGTATCCAACGATGGATCGCTACGACATGCTCAAGAAATGCAGCCTGTATGACATCCGTACCTATCTCAAAGAAACGGACAAAATCGTCCTTATCGGCAATCGTGACGACGTCATACTTAATGAGCAAGATCTCTCTTTCATCAAAAATGTCTTCGGCAACCGCGCGAAATTATTTTATAGTGGCGGACATTGCGGCAACATAATGTTTGGTCCATTTGTCGAATCCATGCTTGAGATGGTGAAGTCATGA